The proteins below come from a single Micromonospora citrea genomic window:
- a CDS encoding tyrosine-protein phosphatase — MDTAEVNRSPFATLFNFRDVGGHVGHDGRAVRPGRLYRSDSLHRLDGADREAFAALGVRTVIDLRRPHEVERDGRVPHFDGLTWHHVHPEHAEWGETPYRPGSDQARYLADRYADLAATGTAGLARAVGLIAEAANAPVVVHCVVGKDRTGLVCGLTLAALGVADDDIAADYALSTAAGERFHAWYAAYTQRTGQSLPPLTCPAEAMTLFLAELRVAHGSVEGYLRHAGVTEAQLAALRTHLLT, encoded by the coding sequence GTGGACACCGCCGAGGTCAACCGCAGTCCGTTCGCCACCCTCTTCAACTTCCGCGACGTCGGCGGCCACGTCGGCCACGACGGGCGGGCCGTCCGCCCTGGCCGGCTCTACCGCTCCGACTCCCTGCACCGCCTCGACGGCGCCGACCGCGAGGCGTTCGCCGCCCTCGGCGTACGCACGGTCATCGACCTGCGCCGCCCGCACGAGGTGGAGCGTGACGGCCGGGTCCCCCACTTCGACGGCCTGACCTGGCACCACGTCCACCCCGAGCACGCGGAGTGGGGCGAGACCCCCTACCGGCCGGGCAGCGACCAGGCCCGCTACCTCGCCGACCGGTACGCCGACCTCGCCGCGACCGGCACCGCCGGGCTGGCGAGGGCCGTCGGGCTGATCGCCGAGGCCGCCAACGCTCCCGTGGTGGTGCACTGCGTCGTCGGCAAGGACCGGACTGGCCTCGTCTGCGGGCTCACCCTCGCGGCCCTCGGCGTCGCAGACGACGACATCGCCGCCGACTACGCGCTGAGCACGGCGGCCGGCGAGCGGTTCCACGCCTGGTACGCGGCCTACACCCAGCGGACGGGGCAGAGCCTCCCGCCGCTGACCTGCCCCGCCGAGGCCATGACGCTCTTCCTCGCCGAGCTGCGGGTAGCCCATGGCTCCGTCGAGGGCTACCTCCGCCACGCCGGCGTCACCGAGGCCCAACTAGCCGCCCTCCGCACCCACCTCCTGACCTGA
- a CDS encoding branched-chain amino acid aminotransferase produces MSGGDKLDFEIRPNPAPVSVADRAALLANPGFGRVFTDHMVTIRYADGKGWYDARVEARAPIPMDPAAAVLHYAQEIFEGLKAYRTADGGVTMFRPEANAARFAASARRMAMPPLPEEAFVDSLRRLVEIDRDWIPAGEDGSLYLRPFMFASEVFLGVRPANEYLYVVIASPVGAYFPGGVKPVTVWVTPDYTRAAPGGTGAAKCGGNYASSLVAQAEAIEHGCDQVVFLDAVERRFVDELGGMNVFFVYDDGTVVTPPLTGTILPGITRESVLTLAAGAGHRIEERPVSFADWQADAASGRLREVFACGTAAVITPIGEVRFPDGGFLIGGGEPGRVTMALRQQLVDLQRGGAADPHGWVRRIL; encoded by the coding sequence ATGAGCGGTGGTGACAAGCTCGACTTCGAGATCCGTCCGAATCCCGCGCCGGTATCCGTCGCCGACCGGGCCGCCCTGCTGGCCAACCCCGGGTTCGGCCGGGTCTTCACCGACCACATGGTCACCATCCGCTACGCCGACGGCAAGGGCTGGTACGACGCCCGGGTCGAGGCCCGCGCGCCCATCCCGATGGACCCGGCCGCCGCGGTGCTGCACTACGCGCAGGAGATCTTCGAGGGCCTGAAGGCGTACCGGACGGCCGACGGCGGGGTCACCATGTTCCGCCCGGAGGCCAACGCCGCCCGCTTCGCCGCCTCCGCCCGGCGCATGGCGATGCCGCCGCTGCCCGAGGAGGCGTTCGTCGACTCGCTGCGCCGGCTCGTCGAGATCGACCGGGACTGGATCCCCGCGGGCGAGGACGGCAGCCTCTACCTGCGTCCGTTCATGTTCGCCAGCGAGGTGTTCCTCGGCGTCCGGCCGGCCAACGAATACCTCTACGTGGTGATCGCCTCGCCCGTCGGCGCGTACTTCCCGGGCGGGGTCAAGCCGGTCACCGTCTGGGTCACGCCGGACTACACCCGGGCCGCCCCGGGCGGCACCGGCGCGGCGAAGTGCGGCGGCAACTACGCCAGCTCGCTGGTGGCCCAGGCCGAGGCGATCGAGCACGGCTGCGACCAGGTGGTCTTCCTGGACGCGGTGGAGCGGCGCTTCGTCGACGAGCTGGGCGGCATGAACGTGTTCTTCGTCTACGACGACGGCACCGTGGTCACCCCGCCGCTGACCGGCACGATCCTGCCCGGCATCACCCGGGAGTCGGTGCTCACCCTGGCCGCCGGCGCGGGGCACCGGATCGAGGAGCGGCCGGTGAGCTTCGCCGACTGGCAGGCCGACGCGGCGAGCGGGCGGCTCCGGGAGGTGTTCGCCTGCGGCACCGCCGCCGTGATCACCCCGATCGGGGAGGTGCGCTTCCCCGACGGCGGCTTCCTGATCGGCGGCGGCGAGCCCGGCCGGGTCACCATGGCCCTGCGGCAGCAGCTCGTCGACCTCCAGCGGGGCGGCGCCGCCGACCCGCACGGCTGGGTCCGTCGCATCCTCTGA
- a CDS encoding 3-isopropylmalate dehydrogenase, translated as MARIAVVAGDGIGPEVVAQARKVIDAVLPGVEATEYDLGAARWHRTGEVLPDSVLAELAGHDAILLGAVGDPTVPPGVLERGLLLKLRFAFDQYVNLRPSRLWPGVAGPLATVKPGEVDLVVVREGTEGLYAGAGGALHRGTPAEVATEESLNTRHGVERVIRDAFARAARRERRKVTLVHKTNVLTHAGSLWARAFEAVAAEHPDVTTEYQHVDAAAMFLVTQPQRYDVVVTDNLFGDILTDIAAAVTGGIGLAASGSINPEGAYPSMFEPVHGSAPDIAGRGVADPVAAVLSAALLLDQLGHADAAARVTAAVGAELAARSAGVPLRTEEVGDRLAALAAS; from the coding sequence GTGGCACGGATCGCGGTGGTGGCCGGGGACGGGATCGGACCCGAGGTGGTCGCGCAGGCCCGCAAGGTCATCGACGCCGTGCTCCCCGGCGTGGAGGCCACCGAGTACGACCTCGGCGCGGCCCGCTGGCACCGCACCGGCGAGGTGCTGCCCGACTCGGTGCTGGCCGAGCTGGCCGGGCACGACGCCATCCTGCTCGGCGCCGTCGGCGACCCGACCGTGCCGCCGGGCGTGCTGGAGCGGGGTCTGCTGCTGAAGCTTCGGTTCGCCTTCGACCAGTACGTCAACCTGCGCCCGTCGCGGCTCTGGCCCGGCGTCGCAGGGCCGCTGGCCACCGTCAAGCCGGGCGAGGTCGACCTCGTGGTGGTCCGCGAGGGCACCGAGGGCCTCTACGCCGGCGCCGGCGGCGCGCTGCACCGGGGCACCCCCGCCGAGGTCGCCACCGAGGAGAGCCTGAACACCCGGCACGGCGTGGAGCGGGTGATCCGCGACGCCTTCGCCCGCGCCGCCCGCCGGGAGCGGCGCAAGGTCACCCTCGTGCACAAGACCAACGTGCTCACCCACGCCGGCTCGCTCTGGGCGCGCGCGTTCGAGGCCGTCGCCGCCGAGCACCCCGACGTGACCACGGAATACCAGCACGTCGACGCCGCCGCGATGTTCCTCGTGACCCAGCCCCAGCGCTACGACGTGGTGGTCACCGACAACCTGTTCGGCGACATCCTCACCGACATCGCCGCCGCCGTCACCGGCGGGATCGGGCTGGCGGCCAGCGGCAGCATCAACCCCGAGGGGGCGTACCCCTCGATGTTCGAGCCGGTGCACGGCTCCGCGCCGGACATCGCCGGGCGCGGCGTGGCCGACCCGGTGGCGGCCGTGCTCTCCGCCGCGCTGCTGCTCGACCAGCTCGGCCACGCCGACGCCGCCGCCCGGGTCACCGCCGCGGTCGGCGCGGAGCTGGCCGCCCGGAGCGCGGGCGTACCGCTGCGCACCGAGGAGGTCGGCGACCGGCTGGCCGCGCTCGCCGCTTCCTGA
- a CDS encoding FAD:protein FMN transferase produces the protein MRIDQQPRTRWVDQSAFQPRRPDLRLGSRSHRVDRLGAATGDRIAVQHTVRTTTAEYSLLLNAPEWLGRRGVGEALRDAVAELRAIDLTYGPTRPESLVSRLRRGEISPESYPPLADLVDRCAAMRAATDGWFDAWAVPGGFDPGGLLGGWAVERAAARLRAAGIHDYAVLSGADLVVRGHAAHGGPWRVAVHHPTDRHRAPLVLEMTAGAVGTSGVSGRRGHVVDPHTGEPADQLVAATVVGPDLAVADAYATALYAAGPAGLAWFRNGSDYRALFAHRR, from the coding sequence ATGCGGATCGACCAGCAGCCACGCACCCGCTGGGTGGACCAGTCGGCCTTCCAGCCGCGCCGGCCGGACCTGCGCCTCGGCTCCCGCAGCCACCGGGTCGACCGGCTCGGCGCCGCCACCGGCGACCGGATCGCCGTGCAGCACACCGTCCGGACCACGACGGCGGAATACTCGCTGCTGCTCAACGCCCCCGAGTGGCTGGGCCGCCGGGGCGTCGGGGAGGCCCTGCGGGACGCGGTCGCGGAGCTGCGGGCCATCGACCTCACCTACGGCCCCACCCGGCCGGAGAGCCTCGTCTCCCGGCTGCGCCGGGGCGAGATCAGCCCCGAGTCGTACCCGCCGCTGGCCGACCTCGTCGACCGATGCGCGGCGATGCGGGCGGCCACCGACGGCTGGTTCGACGCCTGGGCGGTGCCCGGCGGCTTCGACCCGGGCGGCCTGCTCGGCGGGTGGGCGGTGGAGCGGGCCGCCGCCCGGCTGCGCGCCGCCGGCATCCACGACTACGCCGTGCTCAGCGGTGCCGACCTGGTCGTACGCGGGCACGCGGCGCACGGCGGCCCGTGGCGGGTGGCGGTGCACCACCCGACGGACCGGCACCGCGCGCCGCTGGTGCTGGAGATGACGGCGGGCGCGGTCGGCACCTCGGGGGTGAGCGGCCGGCGGGGGCACGTGGTCGACCCGCACACGGGCGAGCCGGCCGACCAACTGGTCGCCGCGACGGTCGTCGGCCCCGACCTCGCCGTCGCCGACGCCTACGCCACCGCGCTCTACGCCGCCGGGCCGGCCGGGCTGGCCTGGTTCCGCAACGGGTCGGACTACCGCGCGCTCTTCGCCCACCGCCGCTGA
- the serA gene encoding phosphoglycerate dehydrogenase, which yields MTPVVLIAEELAPAAIEVLAHDFDVRHVDGTDRPALLSALSEADAVIVRSATQIDAEAIAAAPRLKVVARAGVGLDNVEVPAATARGVMVVNAPTSNIVSAAEQALALLLAVARNTASASAALKAGEWKRSKYTGVEIQGKTVGVVGLGRIGVLFAQRIAAFGTRLIAYDPYIQPARAAQLGVRLVGLEELLRESDFISIHLPKTPETVGLIGEKELAVVKPGVRIVNAARGGLVDEQALADAIAEGRVAGAGVDVYAKEPCTSSPLFAFDNVVATPHLGASTAEAQDKAGLAVAKSVKLALQGEFVPDAVNVQAGGVVAEDVRPLLPLAEKLGRAFTAVAGGVAASVTVEVRGEIVNHDVSVLKLAATKGLFSSVVEEQVTYVNAPHLAAERGVEVTLATQAETVDHPNLVTVRGALPDGRTVSVSGTVTQAGARDVIKLTEVDGFDVEIGAEGILVFLRYADRPGVVGTVGTLLGEAGINIAAMQVARREAGGETLMTLTVDQALGADLLTSAADSIGAVAASAADLRDE from the coding sequence ATGACTCCTGTCGTACTGATCGCCGAAGAACTCGCCCCCGCCGCCATCGAGGTGCTGGCCCACGACTTCGACGTGCGCCACGTCGACGGCACCGACCGTCCGGCCCTGCTCTCGGCGCTCTCCGAGGCCGACGCCGTCATCGTGCGCAGCGCCACCCAGATCGACGCCGAGGCGATCGCCGCCGCGCCGCGGCTGAAGGTCGTCGCCCGGGCGGGCGTGGGCCTGGACAACGTCGAGGTGCCGGCCGCCACCGCGCGGGGCGTCATGGTCGTCAACGCCCCCACCTCCAACATCGTGTCCGCCGCCGAGCAGGCCCTCGCGCTGCTGCTCGCCGTGGCCCGGAACACCGCCAGCGCCAGCGCCGCGCTGAAGGCGGGGGAGTGGAAGCGGTCGAAGTACACCGGCGTGGAGATCCAGGGCAAGACCGTGGGCGTGGTCGGCCTCGGCCGCATCGGCGTGCTCTTCGCGCAGCGGATCGCCGCCTTCGGCACCCGGCTGATCGCGTACGACCCCTACATCCAGCCGGCCCGCGCGGCCCAGCTCGGCGTCCGCCTGGTCGGCCTGGAGGAGCTGCTGCGCGAGAGCGACTTCATCTCGATCCACCTGCCGAAGACCCCGGAGACCGTCGGCCTGATCGGTGAGAAGGAGCTGGCCGTCGTCAAGCCGGGCGTCCGGATCGTCAACGCCGCCCGGGGCGGGCTGGTCGACGAGCAGGCCCTGGCCGACGCGATCGCCGAGGGCCGGGTCGCCGGCGCGGGCGTGGACGTCTACGCCAAGGAGCCGTGCACCTCCTCGCCGCTGTTCGCCTTCGACAACGTGGTGGCCACCCCGCACCTGGGCGCCTCCACCGCCGAGGCGCAGGACAAGGCCGGCCTGGCCGTAGCCAAGAGCGTCAAGCTGGCGCTCCAGGGCGAGTTCGTGCCGGACGCGGTGAACGTGCAGGCCGGCGGGGTCGTCGCCGAGGACGTGCGGCCGCTGCTGCCGCTGGCCGAGAAGCTCGGCCGGGCCTTCACCGCCGTCGCGGGCGGGGTCGCCGCCAGCGTCACCGTCGAGGTGCGCGGTGAGATCGTCAACCACGACGTGTCGGTGCTCAAGCTCGCCGCCACCAAGGGGCTGTTCAGCTCCGTGGTCGAGGAGCAGGTCACCTACGTCAACGCCCCGCACCTGGCTGCCGAGCGCGGCGTCGAGGTCACCCTCGCCACCCAGGCCGAGACGGTCGACCACCCCAACCTGGTCACTGTCCGCGGCGCGCTGCCCGACGGTCGTACGGTCAGCGTCTCGGGCACGGTGACGCAGGCGGGGGCGCGGGACGTCATCAAGCTGACCGAGGTGGACGGCTTCGACGTGGAGATCGGCGCGGAGGGCATCCTCGTCTTCCTGCGTTACGCCGACCGCCCCGGCGTCGTGGGCACCGTCGGCACGCTGCTCGGCGAGGCCGGGATCAACATCGCGGCGATGCAGGTGGCCCGCCGGGAGGCCGGCGGCGAGACGCTGATGACCCTCACGGTCGACCAGGCGCTCGGCGCGGACCTGCTCACCTCCGCCGCGGACTCGATCGGCGCGGTGGCGGCCAGCGCCGCCGACCTGCGCGACGAGTGA
- the ilvC gene encoding ketol-acid reductoisomerase has translation MSVEVYYDDDADLGLIQGRKVAVVGYGSQGHAHALSLRDSGVDVVIGLPEGSKSRAKAEEQGLRVVTPAEAAAEADVIMILAPDTAQRRLYAESIAPNLAPGKALFFGHGFNIRYGLIKPPAEVDVAMVAPKGPGHLVRRQYADGKGVPCLVAVEQDASGNALALALSYAKGIGGTRAGAIRTTFTEETETDLFGEQAVLCGGAAALVQTGFEVLTEAGYAPEVAYFECLHELKLIVDLMYEGGIAKMRYSISDTAEYGDLSRGPRVIDARVKEEMRKILGEIRSGEFAREWVAEDEAGRPNFSKWQAEGAAHPIEETGRKLRGMMSWVDRPITETA, from the coding sequence ATGAGCGTTGAGGTGTACTACGACGACGACGCCGACCTGGGCCTCATCCAGGGCCGCAAGGTGGCGGTGGTCGGCTACGGCAGCCAGGGCCACGCCCACGCGCTGTCGCTGCGCGACTCCGGCGTCGACGTGGTGATCGGTCTGCCGGAGGGCTCCAAGAGCCGGGCGAAGGCGGAGGAGCAGGGCCTGCGGGTGGTGACGCCGGCGGAGGCGGCGGCCGAGGCCGACGTCATCATGATCCTGGCGCCGGACACCGCCCAGCGCCGCCTCTACGCCGAGTCGATCGCGCCGAACCTGGCCCCGGGCAAGGCGCTCTTCTTCGGCCACGGCTTCAACATCCGCTACGGCCTGATCAAGCCGCCCGCCGAGGTCGACGTGGCGATGGTCGCCCCGAAGGGCCCCGGTCACCTGGTCCGCCGCCAGTACGCCGACGGCAAGGGCGTGCCCTGCCTGGTCGCCGTCGAGCAGGACGCCAGCGGCAACGCGCTCGCCCTGGCCCTGTCGTACGCCAAGGGCATCGGCGGCACCCGGGCCGGCGCGATCCGGACGACCTTCACCGAGGAGACGGAGACCGACCTCTTCGGCGAGCAGGCGGTGCTCTGCGGCGGCGCGGCGGCGCTCGTGCAGACCGGCTTCGAGGTGCTCACCGAGGCGGGCTACGCCCCGGAGGTGGCGTACTTCGAGTGCCTGCACGAGCTGAAGCTGATCGTCGACCTCATGTACGAGGGCGGCATCGCCAAGATGCGCTACAGCATCTCGGACACGGCCGAGTACGGCGACCTCTCCCGTGGGCCGCGCGTAATCGACGCCCGGGTCAAGGAGGAGATGCGCAAGATCCTGGGCGAGATCCGGTCCGGCGAGTTCGCCCGGGAGTGGGTGGCCGAGGACGAGGCGGGCCGGCCGAACTTCAGCAAGTGGCAGGCCGAGGGCGCGGCGCACCCGATCGAGGAGACCGGCCGGAAGCTGCGCGGCATGATGAGCTGGGTCGATCGCCCGATCACCGAGACCGCCTGA
- the ilvN gene encoding acetolactate synthase small subunit, with product MTMHTLSVLVENKPGVLARVSGLFSRRGFNIDSLAVGETENPDVSRITIVVNAESSPLEQVTKQLNKLVNVLKIVELDPQVSVARELLLVKVRADRAARAQVLETVGLFRARVVDVAPDTLTIEATGTPDKLDALLRDLEPFGIKEMVQSGLVAIGRGSRSITAGPALRAA from the coding sequence ATGACGATGCACACCCTGTCCGTGCTGGTGGAGAACAAGCCGGGCGTCCTGGCCCGGGTCTCCGGGCTGTTCTCCCGGCGCGGCTTCAACATCGACAGCCTCGCCGTCGGCGAGACCGAGAACCCGGACGTCTCCCGGATCACGATCGTGGTCAACGCGGAGTCGTCCCCGCTGGAGCAGGTGACGAAGCAGCTCAACAAGCTGGTCAACGTGCTCAAGATCGTCGAGCTGGACCCGCAGGTCTCGGTCGCCCGGGAACTGCTTCTGGTCAAGGTGCGCGCCGACCGCGCGGCCCGGGCCCAGGTCCTGGAGACGGTCGGTCTGTTCCGGGCCCGGGTGGTCGACGTGGCCCCGGACACGCTGACCATCGAGGCCACCGGCACTCCGGACAAGCTCGACGCGCTGCTGCGCGACCTCGAACCCTTCGGAATCAAGGAGATGGTCCAGTCCGGGCTGGTGGCGATCGGGCGCGGCTCGCGTTCCATCACCGCCGGTCCCGCTCTCCGGGCCGCCTGA
- a CDS encoding acetolactate synthase large subunit: protein MTRPTPETLAHSARRARTGAEPATDTDHAGTARAAANPAVPGVRTPAPAQVSGAGSLVRSLEALGVDVVFGIPGGAILPAYDPLYDSTVRHILVRHEQGAGHAATGYAQATGRVGVCMATSGPGATNLVTPIADAYMDSVPIVAITGQVARPSIGTDAFQEADIQGITLPITKHNFLVQEAEEIPRVLAEAFHLAATGRPGPVLVDIPKDVLQAPTTFTWPPTLDLPGYRPTLHPHGKQIREAARLMTSARRPVLYVGGGVLKAGATEGLRRLAELTGIPVVTTLMALGAFPDSHPQHLGMPGMHGTVAAVYGLQKADLIVALGARFDDRVTGKLDSFAPDATVVHADIDPAEIGKNRHADVPIVGDARHVIDELIAAVTNEQSAGHRADTADWWTQLDDLRRRYPLGYEEPADGTLSPQYVIKRLGEIAGPDAIYVAGVGQHQMWASQFISYEKPYTWLNSGGLGTMGYAVPAAMGAKVGKPDTVVWAVDGDGCFQMTNQELATCALEGIPVKIAVINNGNLGMVRQWQTLFYGERYSNTDLGTHKHRIPDFVKLAEALGCIGLRCENAEDVDKTIEAAMAIDDAPVVIDFVVGKDAMVWPMVAAGTSNDEIMFARGVRPAFDEDEL from the coding sequence ATGACGAGACCCACGCCAGAGACACTCGCCCACTCCGCCCGCCGGGCCCGTACGGGCGCCGAGCCGGCGACCGACACCGACCACGCCGGCACCGCCCGCGCCGCGGCCAACCCGGCCGTCCCGGGGGTACGCACACCCGCTCCGGCCCAGGTCTCCGGCGCCGGTTCGCTCGTGCGGTCCCTCGAGGCGCTCGGCGTCGACGTCGTCTTCGGCATCCCGGGTGGCGCGATCCTGCCGGCGTACGACCCGCTCTACGACTCCACCGTCCGGCACATCCTGGTCCGCCACGAGCAGGGCGCCGGGCACGCCGCCACCGGCTACGCCCAGGCGACCGGCCGGGTCGGGGTCTGCATGGCCACCTCCGGCCCCGGCGCGACCAACCTGGTCACCCCGATCGCCGACGCGTACATGGACTCGGTGCCGATCGTGGCGATCACCGGGCAGGTCGCGCGGCCCTCGATCGGCACGGACGCCTTCCAGGAGGCGGACATCCAGGGCATCACGCTGCCCATCACCAAGCACAACTTCCTCGTGCAGGAGGCCGAGGAGATCCCGCGGGTGCTGGCCGAGGCGTTCCACCTGGCGGCCACCGGCCGGCCCGGCCCGGTCCTGGTCGACATCCCCAAGGACGTCCTCCAGGCGCCGACCACCTTCACCTGGCCGCCGACGCTGGACCTGCCCGGCTACCGCCCGACCCTGCACCCGCACGGCAAGCAGATCCGCGAGGCGGCGCGGCTGATGACCTCCGCCCGCCGCCCGGTGCTCTACGTCGGCGGCGGCGTGCTCAAGGCCGGCGCCACCGAGGGGCTGCGGCGGCTGGCCGAGCTGACCGGCATCCCCGTGGTCACCACGCTGATGGCGCTCGGGGCGTTCCCCGACTCGCACCCGCAGCACCTGGGCATGCCCGGCATGCACGGCACGGTCGCCGCGGTCTACGGCCTGCAGAAGGCCGACCTGATCGTGGCGCTGGGCGCGCGCTTCGACGACCGGGTCACCGGCAAGCTCGACTCCTTCGCCCCGGACGCGACGGTGGTGCACGCCGACATCGATCCGGCCGAGATCGGGAAGAACCGGCACGCCGACGTCCCGATCGTCGGCGACGCCCGGCACGTCATCGACGAGCTGATCGCGGCGGTGACGAACGAGCAGTCGGCCGGTCACCGCGCCGACACCGCCGACTGGTGGACCCAGCTCGACGACCTGCGCAGGCGCTACCCGCTGGGCTACGAGGAGCCGGCCGACGGCACCCTCTCCCCGCAGTACGTGATCAAGCGGCTCGGCGAGATCGCCGGTCCGGACGCGATCTACGTCGCCGGTGTCGGCCAGCACCAGATGTGGGCCTCCCAGTTCATCTCGTACGAGAAGCCGTACACCTGGCTCAACTCCGGCGGCCTCGGCACGATGGGCTACGCCGTGCCGGCGGCGATGGGCGCCAAGGTCGGCAAGCCCGACACGGTGGTGTGGGCGGTCGACGGCGACGGCTGCTTCCAGATGACCAACCAGGAGCTGGCCACCTGCGCGCTGGAGGGCATCCCCGTCAAGATCGCCGTCATCAACAACGGCAATCTGGGCATGGTGCGGCAGTGGCAGACCCTGTTCTACGGGGAGCGCTACTCCAACACCGACCTCGGCACCCACAAGCACCGCATCCCCGACTTCGTCAAGCTCGCCGAGGCGCTCGGCTGCATCGGCCTGCGCTGCGAGAACGCCGAGGACGTCGACAAGACCATCGAGGCCGCGATGGCCATCGACGACGCCCCGGTGGTCATCGACTTCGTGGTCGGCAAGGACGCCATGGTGTGGCCGATGGTCGCCGCCGGCACCAGCAACGACGAGATCATGTTCGCCCGGGGTGTCCGCCCCGCCTTCGACGAGGACGAGCTGTAG